aggaattgatatcgaactaactatggcaattgtaaccgactaggattagttctcagatctgtaaccctgccctccggactatacaAGGAGGGGCAAGAGACCCCCCtaagacacattattctctcaacacaaatcaatacaaccagacgcaggacgtaggtattacgccaactcggcggccgaacctggataaaaagcttgcccgtgtcttgcgtcaccatcgagttcgtagtttgcgcaccgtctaccgataaactactaccgtggatataccccaaggtagactgccgaccagctttcgtcgacaagggAGTACGAATATGAAGCTAGTTTAGTCAAAAGAGAGTCGCAATATTTCAGATGTCTGAATTTTTCAGACAACAATGTTAGACAACTAACTAGTATAATTAATAGAACAACCTCCAATAgacaatttacaaaattttcctATAGTCAAATAATGACAAATTACATATTGCatgaataataataaaagatacataggaggagggggtgggggGAGGGATTTGGCTTATCATTTCCAAGTCAAGTCATTTATTTTCAGTGGGAGGGAGAGGCTGCATGCATGTATTGGCCAATCTGTGacgtcttgtttggatgttgtcggattcacctcaatccacatgtgttggagtgaattggggtagaatttagttcaagttccactccaatccaccccaacacatatggattgatgcgaatccgactatATCCAAACAAGACTTAAAAGATAGATCGAGTGCACTTGGCAATGGATTACACGTTTCACTCTACAAAAACTGAGGCACTGGACTAGTGCTCCAACAACAAAAGGAGCCACCTCCAGTTGCCAGCACAGCGGGGCACTGAAATCACTTGAGTGACTCAAGCACTATCTGACGACAATACATGACATATAGGTTCAAGCAAATCATTTTTAGCTAAAGATTACTCAAGCACTATCTGATGACAATAATTTTCAGATGTGAACACACTTGAGCTGACGAACGAACGCATGTGCTCGAGTCGCCTCCGGccccccttttttttctctcaaaaGGATTGGAATTTTCCGAACCCCCCCTGCCGCCTGCATATATCGCCCTGCATtacggcctcgtttagttcactctaaaaatcaaaaaactttttaagattttttgtcatatcaaattttacggtacatacgtagaacattaaatacaaataaaaacaaaaactaattgtacaatttacttgtaaatcgtgagacgaattttttaaacttaattactctatgattaaacaatgtttattaaataaaaacaaaagtgagaTATGtaaacaagggccttgtttagttcacctgaaaaccaaaaagttttcaagattcccagtcatatcgaatcttgtggcacatgcatgaaacattaaatatagacaaaaacaaaaactaattacacagtttagctgtaaatcacgagacgaatcttttaatcctagttagttcatgattagataatatttgtcataaacaaacgaaagtgctacagtactgaaaagttttcacttttcggaactaaacaaggccaaggttGGCGCTTACCGAGACGTCACATGCAGCGCTACTCGAAGCCTTGTTCTCGCACGAAAAGACGCGATCTGGAGAAGCCCGACGACGAGTATATGGTGGAGCAATGGATGGCATGGCCGTTTCGAGCATGGAGCCATGTACGGCATGTCCGTTTCTCACTTCTGCCTTGGAGCTGGCTGCTGCTGGGGCCTGGGGGCTGGACTGGAGGCCTTCCGATTCCGGCGTCGGCGGCGCGCGTGTgaacctgggccttgtttagtttccaaaaattttgtaaaatttttcagatttctcattacatcgaatttttagacgtatgtatgaagtattaaatatagatgaaaataaaaattaattgcataatttgatcggaattgacgaaacgaatcttttgagcctagttagtctataattgaacaatatttgtcatatacaaacaaaaatgttattatttatattttgtaaaaaaatttgaaactaaacaaggcccaagaaagGCTGCCTGCTGCCTGCATGTTCAAGAAGCCGTGTGGGACGCCTAGATGTGCGGATCTCAGTAGTAGTGGATGTGGATGGTCGAGAGGATGCTGACAAGCAGAGCCGTGCACAACGGAAGTCTGATGAAGTCCGAGACGGATCGAGTTGATCACGCCATCATCCTCCCATATGCTACGACACGTTTACTGATGGCTGAACTTTGTTTCTACATGCATGTGCCCATCAGCTGGGGATCGGAGCGGCAAAACGCTCGCAGCAGCAGGCGAACACTACCTTGTCGAGTTCTGAACTGAACGAcgatagtactccctccatcccaaattgtaattcatttcaaaaatcttgaagagtcaaatttttctaaatttgaccaaatttatatgataaaataattattattataataccaactaaatattattagattttttcttaattatatttttatagtatacccactttatgttataaatcttagtatttctctctataattttggtcaaacgtgaaaatgttttgactctcgaagattgttggaatgacttataatttggaatggagggagtatatatactCCAGTCCATATACAGTCTATATTAGTCCATATTCTGCTTCCCGGCACTGCAATGGTGTGCATCATCTCCCTCCCAAATCCCAATAGTGTCGTTCTGTGGCCATATCTCACACTTCTAGCACATGCTGTCTGTGGCTGGCTACGAAAATATAGGATTATTGGTAGGATAACCGGATAAGCCACAATAGTAAGTGTATTGCTCCACCAGTACATGCGCCACTAGCTATATAGTTAATGGCTAATATGGTTCTTTAGGGCCAACATTGTTGTCTTTTGCTCCAACACTGGCACTAGAGTCATTTTCGGAGATGCCTCCCCTTTTGGCTCTTTCAAAATTcgtctctaaaaataatttctaAATCAGTCCACATCTAGCAATGTCTAGTGTGCCTTTTTGGTTGCTGGTGTGGCATCTCCTTGAGTTTAGTTTTTCATAGTATTTTAAAGCAGATTTATAAAATTCTGTCAAGCGCTTTACTATCTTTATAAATCGATCTTAAAAAATGGCTGAACAATTTCTAAACACACGGGTAGAGATAGGCTATTTGGTGGCCCCTACAAATTGTTTCGTGCCACCAAACTAGTATGTATATTAATGCAACTGGAAAAGTTATATTTGCTTAATTAATgccaagtttaataatacaactCATTTGTTGACTGTAAGGATTTTTACAGTCTTTTTTTAGCCCACTCAtataatagttagctattcagtATTAATACATGGTCTATTtttctctctcacaaagtttcttggttccTGTGCCTAAGCTGGTTGTAAACTTATAATCTGTTTCTCCTTTCTCTCTTTCCTTCTTTTCTCCACTTCAGTATTTAGCcggcttagagcaactccaacagtttgctaaaaatACTTGGTATTCTAGAATTTTTGTCAAAACCACAAAAAACAGCCTCCAACAAGTTAGCAAAACTACTTGACAATTTTGTGAGCTTGGCAAAATTCctccttcacttggcaaatatacCAAGTCCTCCATCGCTTGGCATTACATGTGTCCCAATTTGTCAACTAGTTTTGTCAACTTGTTAAAGGCTTAATTTTGTGATTTTGGCAAAAATCTTAGGATGCCAAGTTCTTTTGCCAAGCCcaaatagcaaactgttggagaagacCTCTTTTTTCATTTGGCATTTGGTTTTGAGACTTAGCAAAACTATAAATTTGCCTAATCATGAACTCCAATCTTGTACATGGTGGCGCCCTACCCGTTGCCTCTAGTCGTCCGATATAAAAAAGGCAAAACTATTTTATGCTGTCGAATCACTTAAATGTATTCTAGCAACAGTAGTGTGTGCTGTACATCTAAAAAAAGTTAGAATGACTTTCAGTTTAGATAGATAAAATAATAGTAAAAGTTAGTTATGGTGTCCTAATTCTACTACAAGCATTTACTGCGGTCACTGTTAGACCAGGCTTCAACGGTTGACCCGGACCGTCTTGCATGGTTGAAGTGGAATGGCCGAATGAGACCCACTGCGTCACTGTCGTGGCAACAGAGTATCACTGCATGGAAAATTCTTAACTGTCCGTCCTGCTGCGATGCTCCATATGCACGACTGAttgctactagtactactagctagctaggagtTTTTGCCGAAGGAATTTACACACACTTGAAAAGGCGGCAAAAAATTACTTCGGCAAAAACTAACAAGGTGGCATTACTATTGAAAGGCGTAGCTAGACGATGCAAAAATTAACAAGGTGGCATTACTATTGAAAGGCGGTTTCAGAGCGAAAACGAAAACGACCCTCTCAATAAGTAGCATTTCTGTTTATCAGTTACTTTAGTTATGCATGCAGCGGctactcttttcttttttcaggAGACCGCCGTACCATGCATGCATCCTCGCAGTGTTTTACCGCAACTTCACAATTTAAACGAGGCAGTAATAATATATGGAGTAGTAATTACGAGACAGCAGAATGTTTTTTTTATGTTTCGTAGAATAAAAAAGTGCGTGGATAGACGACGCCTCGTGCGATGCCATGATGGATGCCAAAAGCACGACCAAGAAGAAGGTGTCACGTTGACGAAAGCGAAGCACACCACGGTTCTCACGTTCACATGTACACACACACACTCGCGATGCCTTGCACCCCATTGTGATCCCAGCGAGTAATAATAATGCTTTCTGAATTCTGATCCATCCCCATCCATCCATGCCGGCTAGCTCCCGCGCACTTTAAATACGCGCGCACTGCCTTCGTCTGCTCGTCACGATCGCACATTCGCACTAGCTACGCGCACAAAGCTAGCTATAGCCGAAGGCAAGCGAGAGCTTCCGCGTGCACCACCGCCGGCGACCGCCACCAGCCTGTCTGTTTCTGGATCGGATCGGAGGTACCTCCGCCGGCGACCACCGCCACCAGCAGCTAGCTAGCAGCATGGGCACTGCTGCCGTCGCGCTGGCGCTGCTGTTCTTGTCGTCGACCCTGcgcctcgccgtcgtcgtcggagcCCGCGTCATCCACCAGCcgtacggcggcggcggaggtggtGGACCATGCGCGCTGGCCGTGGCGCCGCTCGGCTACACCTGCGAGGAGCACCAGGTTCCGCATCCTTCTTTGCATTGACCTTGATCGACCTGACCGTGtgcgcgcatgcatgcatgcatgcatcgaaCATATCCttttatctatatctatctCGTGAAAAAACAAGACAAAGATAGAAGGTTTttgcgtgtatatatatattctttgaCTTTATAGTAGATGGATAATAAGTggatatatgtatgtatgtaccTATGTATGCAGGTGACGACGGCGGACGGATACATCTTGAGCTTGCAAAGGATCCCgaggggccgcggcggcggcgcggccggagggcgtggcggtggcggtgcctCGTCCTCGCGCGCGGGGCAGCCGGTGCTCCTGCAGCATGGGGTCCTTGTGGTACGACGCAcgcacgcatgcatgcatggcgcaAACACTTGTTTATTTCTGTTCTCTCCTTTTGTTCATGTGCTTGGCAGTGCTTGGCACCAATGGCTCAATCCTTCCATGTGCCGGTGCATCGGTGCAATGCATTTTCCTCGCGAGGTGCCTAGTGCATACCTCCTCTTTGTTGCACCGCTTTTAGGCTTTtcgctagggccttgtttaggcctggtttagttaccaaaaaattttgcaaaatttttcagattccccgtcacatcgaatctttagacacatgtataaagtattaaatatagacaaaaataaaaactaattacacagtttggtcgaaattgacgagacgaatcttttgagcctagttagtccataattggacaatatttgtcaaatataaacgaaaaatctacagtgtcgattttgcaaaatattttggaactaaacaaggccagttcaaccaaaaagcaaaaagttttcaagattcctcgtcacatcgaattttgcggcacatgcatgaagtattaaatatagacgaaagcaaaaactaattacacagtttagctggaaattgcgagacgaatcttttgatcctagttagtccataattagataatatttatcacaaacaaacgaaagtgctacagtaccgaaatccgaaatcttttcggaactaaacaaggcctatagctTTACAGCCAAAAATACTGTACTCTATGTTTGTATGAGTAGTCAGTACTGCAAAGAGCGTACGTAACTGAGATAGTGAGCATACGTACGTACTTCGTACTCCCAGAAGCCGAAAGGAAACAAGGAATATGTACGTGTGCTgcctgctggtgctgctgccAGTACTTGCCTTCCAACACCTATGCTCCTTTCGGTGCGATCGGGCTGTCAGTCCGGATCCAGAACGCTCCGGTCAGATCGAGACAGATGCCGGCCGCTTGTCCTCGTGCTGCGTGATACAGTCTTTTGTACGCTAGAGACACGTACAGCTAGCTATGTAGGAATACGTACGTACGTATCAGACAGAAGCTAGCTGACGGATATGCATATCTCGTCTGGTGCAGGACGGCATGTCATGGCTGCTGGCCTCGCCGGAGGAGTCGCTGCCGTTCATCCTCGCCGACCGCGGCTTCGACGTCTGGATCGCCAACAACCGGGGCACCCGCTGGAGCCGCCGCCACGTCTCGCTCGACCCCTCAAGCCGGGTATGGTGGCATGCATCTATTATTACTGTTCCACTGACACTCACACTAGCCGCTTCGCTTGCTACTTCTTCACAGCTCTACTGGAACTGGTCCTGGGATGACCTGGTGGTCAACGACTTGCCGGCCATGGTTGACTTCGTCAACACACAGACCGGGCAGAAGCCTCACTACATCGGACACTCCATGGTATGAGTGTTTATTATGCTGCCTTTGTGGTGGTCTGAAAACAGTGAAGACCTGAGCAGCTCTCTCTCTTTCTGGTCTCTGCTTGTGGTTTCAGGGGACGCTGGTGGCGCTGGCGGCCTTCTCGGAGGGCCGGGTGGTGGACCAGCTGAAATCCGCGGCGCTGCTCACGCCGGTGGCCTACCTCGCCCACATCACCACCCCCATCGGCATCCTGCTAGCCAAGGCCTTCGTCGGCGAGGTAACATACACACTCTGCTCTGACGCAGCGATCGTTTTCGTTTCTCCCTGCGGCGAACTCTGCTCTGATGACCCTGACTTCTGACCAACCTACACACAGGCGCTCTCGGACCTCCTCGGCGTCGCCGAGTTCGACCCGGTAGCGTACGTACGGCGTCCTCGGGCTCGCATCTCCAGGCTGCAGTCCCTGCACTGCAGATCGATTCAGATTATTCATCTCTCCGTTTTTGGATCACTCGATTCGTGTGTTGTGATCAGCTGACCTGCTGCTCTGCTGACTGCGCAGGCCGCCGGTGACGAACCTGATCAGGGCGTTCTGCCGCCGGCCAGGCATGAACTGCTACGACCTTCTCGGATCCATCACCGGCAAGAACTACTGCCTTAACAGCTCCGCCGTCGACGTCTTCCTCAAGTACGAGCCCCAGCCGACCTCCACCAAAACCATGGTCCACTTCGCTCAAAGTAATGAAGAACATCCTTCAATTCCTTCCTAATCTTTCAATCGCACGTACATATATATGCTAAATTTCGTCCAAAATTTCATTtacaccggccggccggccggcatgCATTAATTGCAGCCGTGCGCGACGGCGTGCTGACCAAGTACGACTACGTGCTGCCGGAGCGAAACATCGCGAGCTACGGCCAGGCCGAGCCGCCGGTGTACGAGATGTCCGGCATCCCGGCGGGCTTCCCGCTCTTCCTCAGCTACGGCGGCCGGGACTCGCTCGCCGACCCCGCCGACGTGCGCCTCCTGCTGCAGGACCTCCGGGGCCACGACCGCGACAAGCTCACGGTGCAGTACCTTGACCAGTTCGCGCACCTCGACTTCATCATCGGCGTCTGCGCCAAGGACTACGTCTACAAGGACATGATCGCCTTCCTCAACCGCTTCAACTAGTAGTAGCTATAGCTACTAGTTCAGTGACTGCCATCTTCAGTCTTCCACTCACTGCAGGGCGTGAACATTGGTCATACATATGTCAGAAGTGAAAAATATACATGAAGTAATTTAATACTACTAGATTACTAGATAGTTATATTGATATGGATTTGTCTGAGCAAGGAAGCTAGCTAGATAGCCAGCTAGGTGTCATGGAGAAGGGTGATCACCGGAACAGCGGTCAGCCCAGCCAGTCGTCACACTGTATTTGCAATTTGTAACACTGAACAATTACTAAAGGAAAGGTAGTAGCTCATATAATAAGCTTTTGATGTGTACCTCGTCGGCTCGTCCATGTCTGTTGGCAGCCAATTATTTTATCAAGAGTTACAtaaacaagtttatgagcttcaCTGCTTCAGAGTAAAAGCAGGACTTAGGTTTTGGAGTTGTGGCCTTTTTTTGGAACTTTACATATGGTTGTATAGTTCTTGTCTAGGCTCCTTCTCTTTAATACAATAGGCAGCTGGACTTAAAAATTTACAAATTGGAAGGATTTTCTCCGCTCAGCTGTACCTCTACTATAGGTTGGCGAGATGGGCCGGGCCAACAGGTAGCACGAGGCACAACCCGATTAAAAGCAGGACAGGACATGATGGCTTGTATTGTGCTTATGCCACCACCTTGGCCCATAGTGGGGCACGAGCACAATTCATTTAGCAGACAGTATATTTATTGAGAAAGAGAGCCATcataatgcaagactctatcatagaatccaagacaattaattacatattatttatagtattttgctgatgtgacagtatatttattgaaaaaGAGGTAGGAAAAacaagacttcaagtcttatttagactctaagtccacattgttcgaggtaataaataattttagactctatgatagagtctgtattgtgagtgcccttaagaACTAGTCTCATATATGCTAAAAAAACTATACAAAAAAGCAACCTCCTTCCCAAACCAACGACAAGCACTCATGCGTATTTATTTGATACATACAGGTAGTAATGTACTGTGTTTTGATTTTGTAATTTGTTCAGCTCAAATTTTGAAGAACTCATGTTCATATGCAATTATGCAATTTGTGTTTATTTTACAACTAAATGAAGTGTCGTATAATTGTATATCTAAATATGTTGTATAGTATCATTTAGTCAGACTGTATGGAGGTGATAGaacaatgaaggatggaggtttTTGGGCAAACTCGACGGCTGCTATCTATGAATGTATTACTGTATGGAGTAGTTTCTAGAAAATCTTGATTGAACACTGTAGTAGAGATGCTAATTGTGTAGCACATGAGTTGGCAAGAagagcaaagcaaactaagcaagatTGTATTTGGGACGATGAGCCTCCTAGTTTCTTTAATAAGTTTATACTAAGAGATGTAACtattttttaattaataaagctcattttgtcaaaaaaaactatatataccttaaaatgttactctcttcgtCCAATAAAATACATATATCACTTTTCaagaagtcaaacttttaaatttaactataaatataataaataatattaaatTTTATATCATAAATAAGTATATTTTGAAAGATATTTCATATTTAACCTAATATAtattataataaatattaatatatttttcatatatttaattaaatttaaaaatatttaaCTTTTCGAGAAACGAGATGTGTATTTATTTACACACGGAGGGAGTAAATAATTAATGATTTAGAACAAAGCAGTATTTAGTGTTCCAAGAGCCATGTTTACCACCCGAGATAAAATTCTAGCTCACCCTAAGCTGCCGCGTCCCAAATTTCCCTCTTTTATCAAATTGTCCCATACAACATTAGGATATGTACGAACATACATTACATCAAATGTTCCTTCTTTTATCAAATTCTCCTTTCTTTAGACTCTTCATCAAATTGTCCTGTACAACAATTAGGATAAATACAGAGACAAAATACATCTGTCAGTACATGCTATGCATCAGCCAGAGGCAGGCAGTCGGACAGGTACATCGATGACGGGACAAGCCACGTCTTGACGACACGATTCTTCTCGCCCTTGCCAAACGCCCACACTCCGGCGACCTCCTTCCTCGTCAGGTCATACTCCAGGAGCTTCCCCGCCGACCACACATACACCGCGTCCTTCTCCGGGTGCAGCGCCAGGAACCTGGCCTCGCTTCCCCTGCCGCAGCCGCACTTTTTCCCCAGCTGGACGACGTCGCCGAGTTTGACGGCGTGCTTCAGCCGCCACTGGAGCGCATCAGCTGGTGATTCGCCGTCGAGCACCCAGACCTTGACTCGCAGCGCACCGTCGGTGGCGACGTAGTGCAGCCGCCCCGCGGAGTGCGCAAggcggccgtcgccgccgccgccgccgtccgcggGCTCGGGGAGCTCGGCGACCGCGCAAGCGATGCCGGCCTCGGTGACGTCCATGCGCACGACGCAGTCCGGGTCGGAGGCGAGGACGTAGACGGCGCCGGCGTGGAAATGCACGGAGCCCGAGAGCGAGGCCGCGGGCACGCCGAACTCGGCGTCGCGCAGCGACCACGCCCGCGTCTCCGACGAGTACACCTCCACCTCGCCCCCGCGGTCGCGCCACCGGCCGGTGAAGTTGACCACGTGGTAGCCGCCGCGGCGCGGGGAGGAGGGGTCGAAGGCGAGCATGGACAGGCGCGGGTCCCTCGACGGCGGCGGGAGCGCGGCCCAGCGCCTCGTGACCGGGTCCACGACGTAGAACCTTTTGGTGCCTGCGgcgcggaggaggagcaggccgTTGCAGGCGTCGCAGACGACGGAGACGTCGAGGAACGGGAAGAAGCAGAGGTCGCGGTCCCGGAGCAGGCCGACAccgccgtcggcggcggcggagtccGCGCACGCGAACCGTGGCCGCGCCTTGCCGCGGGCGGAGCCGGCGTCATCGTTTTCGGGGAAATAGACCACGGACAGCTGCAGCGGGAGCCTGCGGCGCAGGTAGCTGTCGGCGACGGTGGCGCACCACGTCTTGGACACGCACTTGGACCGCGCCACGGACTCGACGGGCAGCCGGAGGATGATCTCCGCCAGCATGTCGTCGCTCAGGCTGCTGGCCGCCGTCACAGCACTAGCCTCTcctccggccgccgccgccgccgcggagctctTGGTGCTGTCAGTGTCGGTGTCAGTGGAAGAACGCCTCTTCAGGATCGCCATTGTTCCGTTCCTGGCTTGGCGAAGCTCACAGCGCAGCGAAGCAAACGTGAGTGACACGCGCCCGCGACTCGCAGGGAGGAAGGATTGGATGCAGAATTGCAGATGCGATGCTCATTTGCTACCACCGAGTTCACTCGGGCTATATATAACGATTGGTGGCTTCTCATGAGCAACAAGAAACACGAACGGTGAAGAGTTCACCGGTGACGCGACCgtggaattttttttttgttttttggcgCCGCGCCGCGGGCACCGGCTCCAAGTGTTGGATCGGAACCGATCTCGCGGTCGCAGGTCGAATCGCTGGATCCTGTGTGTGCGCCGCGTGTTCACTTGACGGCCGTCGGAGGCTGCTTCGCCGTGCCACGCATGCAACGCCCAAAGGCTGAGGTGTCCCCGCCGGCCGGTCAAGACTTGCAGTTCGTTCGGGTTTGTTTTCCTCCGTCTCGCTTCTCGTCTGTTCCACAGCTTCCCCCTGCTGGCTGCCAGGCCGGCGACACGGCAGCGGGCGGTGGCCGGCCGGTGAGCGACGAGGAGGAGGGGCTAGCTGCACCGAGCCACCGACACACGGTTGCGCTCGCGCCTTGCGCTGCGCATGGGTTCAGCTGATGTGCTGCCTGCGTGTATCGTCAGCGTGATGATCTGCACACACGGTTGCGCTGCGGATAATCAAGCGACGCGGTGGCGTGTGCACGTCTTGAATTATTAAGTCCATGTCCATCACTCCATTG
This window of the Sorghum bicolor cultivar BTx623 chromosome 7, Sorghum_bicolor_NCBIv3, whole genome shotgun sequence genome carries:
- the LOC8061884 gene encoding triacylglycerol lipase 2 isoform X1; this encodes MGTAAVALALLFLSSTLRLAVVVGARVIHQPYGGGGGGGPCALAVAPLGYTCEEHQVTTADGYILSLQRIPRGRGGGAAGGRGGGGASSSRAGQPVLLQHGVLVDGMSWLLASPEESLPFILADRGFDVWIANNRGTRWSRRHVSLDPSSRLYWNWSWDDLVVNDLPAMVDFVNTQTGQKPHYIGHSMGTLVALAAFSEGRVVDQLKSAALLTPVAYLAHITTPIGILLAKAFVGEALSDLLGVAEFDPVAPPVTNLIRAFCRRPGMNCYDLLGSITGKNYCLNSSAVDVFLKYEPQPTSTKTMVHFAQTVRDGVLTKYDYVLPERNIASYGQAEPPVYEMSGIPAGFPLFLSYGGRDSLADPADVRLLLQDLRGHDRDKLTVQYLDQFAHLDFIIGVCAKDYVYKDMIAFLNRFN
- the LOC8060956 gene encoding putative F-box protein At5g52610 — protein: MAILKRRSSTDTDTDSTKSSAAAAAAGGEASAVTAASSLSDDMLAEIILRLPVESVARSKCVSKTWCATVADSYLRRRLPLQLSVVYFPENDDAGSARGKARPRFACADSAAADGGVGLLRDRDLCFFPFLDVSVVCDACNGLLLLRAAGTKRFYVVDPVTRRWAALPPPSRDPRLSMLAFDPSSPRRGGYHVVNFTGRWRDRGGEVEVYSSETRAWSLRDAEFGVPAASLSGSVHFHAGAVYVLASDPDCVVRMDVTEAGIACAVAELPEPADGGGGGDGRLAHSAGRLHYVATDGALRVKVWVLDGESPADALQWRLKHAVKLGDVVQLGKKCGCGRGSEARFLALHPEKDAVYVWSAGKLLEYDLTRKEVAGVWAFGKGEKNRVVKTWLVPSSMYLSDCLPLADA
- the LOC8061884 gene encoding triacylglycerol lipase 2 isoform X2, whose protein sequence is MYVCCLLVLLPVLAFQHLCSFRCDRAVSPDPERSGQIETDAGRLSSCCVIQSFDGMSWLLASPEESLPFILADRGFDVWIANNRGTRWSRRHVSLDPSSRLYWNWSWDDLVVNDLPAMVDFVNTQTGQKPHYIGHSMGTLVALAAFSEGRVVDQLKSAALLTPVAYLAHITTPIGILLAKAFVGEALSDLLGVAEFDPVAPPVTNLIRAFCRRPGMNCYDLLGSITGKNYCLNSSAVDVFLKYEPQPTSTKTMVHFAQTVRDGVLTKYDYVLPERNIASYGQAEPPVYEMSGIPAGFPLFLSYGGRDSLADPADVRLLLQDLRGHDRDKLTVQYLDQFAHLDFIIGVCAKDYVYKDMIAFLNRFN